Within the Burkholderia sp. NRF60-BP8 genome, the region GAGAAGTACTGGGGGCCCAACTTCCTGCTGTTCGGGCTCGGCATGTCGAGCAGTTCGACCGACGAAGGCGGCTTCCGCCTGCACGTCGGCTACCGGCGGCCGTGGCTCACCGAATCGGGGCTCGAATTCCGCGCGGACACGACGATCGGCAGCGACCTGCAGTCGGCACGCGTCGAATTGCGCCAGCCGCTGTCGACCGCGTACGGCGTGTACCTGTCGCCGTACGCCGAATACCAGCGTCGCTATGCGAACCTGTACGACAACTCCGGCGACGTGAAGATCACGCAGTACCTGATGCAGACGGCACGCGCGGGAATCGATCTGGGCCTGCCGATCGCGCGGCTCGGCGATTTCCGGATCGGCGTCGGTTACGTGACCGGGCACGGCTCGCCGACCTACAACGTGCCGTTCGACGACGGCAGCGGCCAGACGCTGCTGTGGCCGAGCTTCACGTCCCAGGCGCTGGTCGCGCGGGCGCGGCTCGTGATCGATCAGCTCGACGATCCGATGTTCCCGCGCAAGGGCTATTTCGGCGAACTGCGGGTCGACCGCTCGCTCGTGTCGCGCAACGGCGGCTCGGCGCAGGAATTCGACGACGGGATCAACAACGCGCCCTATACCGAGATCTACGGCAAGGCGATGATTGCGCAGCAGTTCGGCCGACACAGCGTCAGCGCGACGATCGAAGGCGGCAAAAGCATCGGCGGCACCAACCTGATCAACGCGTTCAACTTCACGCTCGGCGGCTTCCAGCATCTGTCCGCCTATGCGGCCGATCAGTTGAACGGCAACGAGCTGGCGTACGGGCAGATCACGTACATGAACCAGCTGATGACGTTCAATGCATCGCCGATCAAGGCGCTGTCGGTGGGCGCCAGCGCGGAAGTCGGCAACGTCTGGTCCAGCGGCCAGCAGATCGGCGGCGGCTCGCTCAAGCAGAGCTACACGTTCTTCACGAGCCTGTCGACCGCGTTCGGGCCCGTCTACATCGGCGTGGCGCTCGCGCCCGGCGGCCGACGCAACTTCTACCTGCAGCTCGGCCGCACCTACTGAGCCTGCGCGGATGCCGCTTCGGCGGCGTCCGTGGCGCGCGTGCGCCCGCCGGCAGCCTGCGTCTTCGCGATTGCCGTCGGTCGGCCCGCGCGCAGCGTGGCGCTAGACCGGCCAGCTGATCTCGAACCGCGCGCCGCCGAGCTCGACCGGATCGACGACAGCGATCCGGCCGTTGTGCGCGTGGAGCACCTGTCGCGTGATCGACAGGCCGAGCCCGTAGCCGCCGGTGCGACGGTCGAGGCGCACGAACGCGTCGAAGATCCGTTCGCGCTCGCTCTCGGGCACCCCTGGACCGTCGTCCTCGACGAAAATCCCGATGTTGCCGTGCAAGAGCGAGATCCCGACGACGATCCGCGATTTCGCGTACTTGCTCGCGTTGCGCAACAGGTTGCGCATCGCATACGACATCAGCCGCCGATCCATCTTCACGCGCAAATCCGGCCCGATCGCGATGCGCGACTCGATCGTGCGATCCGGATACAGCAGTTGCGCGTCGTTCACCTGATGCTCGAACCACGCGACCGGCGCGGTCATCTCGAGGTTCGACTGCAACGAGCTGTACTCGAGCCGGGCATACGTGAGGCTCATGTCGATCAGCTCCTCGAGCTCGGTCACGTCCTGCGCGATGCTCTCGAGCGCGCCCTGGTATTCGGCCGCCGAACCCGGTTCGCGCAGCATTTCGAGCGCGAAGCGCACGCGCGCGAGCGGCGTGCGCAGCTCATGCGAGATCCCGTTCGTCAGATCGCGCTGCGCGGCGATCAGCCGCTCCATGCGCATCGCGAGCGCATTCAGCGTGCGCGCGAGCGGGCCGATGATCACGCTGTGCGATTCGCGCGCGCGCGTGTTGAAGCGCCCGCCGGTGAAGTCGATCGCACGCTCGCGCACCATCACCAGATCCGACCACACCGGCCGCATCCACCGGTACGCGGCGAGCGCGGGCGCCGTGAACACGAACGCCAGCACGATCCAGATGTCGCCCGGCAGCGAGTCGAACGCATGCCACACGACCTGCGGCGACAATTCGACGGACAACGCGAGCGCAGGCACCAGCGCGGTCAGCAAGACGAGGCCGAGCAGATGCACGTAGGTGCGCACGTACAGGCGCGACCAGCTCGGAATGCGGTCGGCGC harbors:
- a CDS encoding ATP-binding protein yields the protein MIRRTRSRPDAPPLPTLRYVKWRWLHFRRAWTDTRADRIPSWSRLYVRTYVHLLGLVLLTALVPALALSVELSPQVVWHAFDSLPGDIWIVLAFVFTAPALAAYRWMRPVWSDLVMVRERAIDFTGGRFNTRARESHSVIIGPLARTLNALAMRMERLIAAQRDLTNGISHELRTPLARVRFALEMLREPGSAAEYQGALESIAQDVTELEELIDMSLTYARLEYSSLQSNLEMTAPVAWFEHQVNDAQLLYPDRTIESRIAIGPDLRVKMDRRLMSYAMRNLLRNASKYAKSRIVVGISLLHGNIGIFVEDDGPGVPESERERIFDAFVRLDRRTGGYGLGLSITRQVLHAHNGRIAVVDPVELGGARFEISWPV